Below is a genomic region from Candidatus Dormiibacterota bacterium.
AGGTTGATGGCGCGGGTCTCGCGGTTGGTGGTGTGCTGGATGGCGAACACCATGACGAAGGTGATCACCGAGGTGGCGGTGTTGATGATCAGCTGGTAGGTGTCGGTGAAGCCGATCAGCGGTCCGAACGCCAGCCAGGCGACCACCAGAGCGACCGCGGTCGCGACCGCGGCGGGGTGGCCGAGGATGTCGGTGACCGCGTCGATGAGCCGCGAGAACGCGGACGCCTGGTGGCTGGT
It encodes:
- a CDS encoding low affinity iron permease family protein is translated as MGKSTSHQASAFSRLIDAVTDILGHPAAVATAVALVVAWLAFGPLIGFTDTYQLIINTATSVITFVMVFAIQHTTNRETRAINLKLDELIRVVEGADPRLVGVEERSEEAIKALQQDERAESPPAGQRGDRESG